In Xenopus laevis strain J_2021 chromosome 2S, Xenopus_laevis_v10.1, whole genome shotgun sequence, a genomic segment contains:
- the LOC121400590 gene encoding zinc finger and BTB domain-containing protein 8B-like isoform X1: MEMSSYYTKLLGELNEQRKRDFFCDCSIIVEGRIFKAHRNVLFANSGYFRAMLVHYIQDSGRHSTASLDIVTSEAFSTILDFLYSGKLNVCGENVIEVMSAASYLQMTDVVNFCKAYIHSSLDICRKIEKESSFGQADSGSDGINSGREAELGASPEKENDSDCQKDPPGGDCSSCNSIELMVKHHPTDGSNESKSSNKAVEPKEEFDSDVVEVSEGVQTYHIPTGLEQGEEGLHSASGVDIACNNYHMKQFLEALLRNSSSQRKDDAVHHFPRDFESRQEDTGVPMSSMMDIQGDWFGEDTGDVLVVPIKLHKCPFCPYTAKQKGILKRHIRSHTGERPYPCDVCRKRFTRQEHLRSHALTCNVNQRLTILPKRTTNQQRSQLLPLQCQTRSNIMLLVLPTNPALKQEKS, encoded by the exons ATGGAGATGTCATCATATTATACCAAACTACTTGGGGAATTAAATGAACAGAGGAAGAGGGATTTCTTCTGTGACTGCAGCATAATTGTAGAGGGCCGAATTTTCAAAGCCCACAGGAATGTTTTGTTTGCGAACAGTGGTTATTTTCGAGCCATGCTAGTTCACTATATTCAGGACAGCGGGAGACACAGCACAGCCTCTCTGGATATTGTCACATCAGAGGCATTCTCTACCATCCTGGACTTTCTTTATTCAGGCAAGCTGAACGTGTGTGGAGAAAATGTAATTGAAGTTATGAGTGCGGCTAGTTATCTGCAGATGACAGATGTGGTCAACTTCTGTAAAGCCTATATCCACTCTTCATTAGACATATGCCGGAAGATTGAGAAGGAAAGTTCCTTTGGACAGGCAGACAGTGGCAGCGATGGCATAAATAGTGGAAGAGAAGCAGAGCTGGGGGCCTCACCTGAGAAAGAAAATGACAGTGACTGCCAGAAAGATCCACCCGGTGGCGACTGCAGTAGTTGCAACTCTATAGAGCTGATGGTAAAACATCACCCAACCGACGGCTCCAATGAAAGTAAAAGTTCCAACAAAGCAGTAGAACCAAAAGAGGAATTTGACTCTGATGTTGTGGAGGTGTCAGAGGGTGTACAAACCTACCATATTCCTACAGGACTGGAACAGGGAGAGGAAGGTCTGCATTCAGCATCTGGGGTTGATATAGCATGCAATAACTATCACATGAAGCAATTTCTTgaggctcttttgagaaatagttCTTCCCAGAGGAAGGATGATGCAGTGCATCATTTTCCACGGGACTTTGAATCTCGTCAAGAAGATACTGGTGTCCCAATGAGCTCTATGATGGATATTCAAGGTGACTGGTTTGGGGAAGACACAG gggatgtcctAGTTGTTCCTATCAAGCTGCACAAGTGTCCATTCTGTCCATACACAGCCAAGCAGAAAGGGATCCTGAAACGCCACATCCGTTCTCACACTGGTGAGCGGCCTTATCCCTGTGACGTTTGTCGGAAAAGATTTACCCGACAGGAGCACCTGAGAAGCCATGCACTGACT TGCAACGTGAACCAAAGACTGACCATACTCCCAAAGCGAACAACCAACCAGCAAAGAAGTCAGCTCCTCCCCCTCCAGTGCCAAACAAGGTCAAACATAATGCTGCTAGTCCTTCCAACAA ACCCAGCACTGAAACAAGAGAAGAGTTGA
- the LOC121400590 gene encoding zinc finger and BTB domain-containing protein 8B-like isoform X2, protein MEMSSYYTKLLGELNEQRKRDFFCDCSIIVEGRIFKAHRNVLFANSGYFRAMLVHYIQDSGRHSTASLDIVTSEAFSTILDFLYSGKLNVCGENVIEVMSAASYLQMTDVVNFCKAYIHSSLDICRKIEKESSFGQADSGSDGINSGREAELGASPEKENDSDCQKDPPGGDCSSCNSIELMVKHHPTDGSNESKSSNKAVEPKEEFDSDVVEVSEGVQTYHIPTGLEQGEEGLHSASGVDIACNNYHMKQFLEALLRNSSSQRKDDAVHHFPRDFESRQEDTGVPMSSMMDIQGDWFGEDTGDVLVVPIKLHKCPFCPYTAKQKGILKRHIRSHTGERPYPCDVCRKRFTRQEHLRSHALTTQH, encoded by the exons ATGGAGATGTCATCATATTATACCAAACTACTTGGGGAATTAAATGAACAGAGGAAGAGGGATTTCTTCTGTGACTGCAGCATAATTGTAGAGGGCCGAATTTTCAAAGCCCACAGGAATGTTTTGTTTGCGAACAGTGGTTATTTTCGAGCCATGCTAGTTCACTATATTCAGGACAGCGGGAGACACAGCACAGCCTCTCTGGATATTGTCACATCAGAGGCATTCTCTACCATCCTGGACTTTCTTTATTCAGGCAAGCTGAACGTGTGTGGAGAAAATGTAATTGAAGTTATGAGTGCGGCTAGTTATCTGCAGATGACAGATGTGGTCAACTTCTGTAAAGCCTATATCCACTCTTCATTAGACATATGCCGGAAGATTGAGAAGGAAAGTTCCTTTGGACAGGCAGACAGTGGCAGCGATGGCATAAATAGTGGAAGAGAAGCAGAGCTGGGGGCCTCACCTGAGAAAGAAAATGACAGTGACTGCCAGAAAGATCCACCCGGTGGCGACTGCAGTAGTTGCAACTCTATAGAGCTGATGGTAAAACATCACCCAACCGACGGCTCCAATGAAAGTAAAAGTTCCAACAAAGCAGTAGAACCAAAAGAGGAATTTGACTCTGATGTTGTGGAGGTGTCAGAGGGTGTACAAACCTACCATATTCCTACAGGACTGGAACAGGGAGAGGAAGGTCTGCATTCAGCATCTGGGGTTGATATAGCATGCAATAACTATCACATGAAGCAATTTCTTgaggctcttttgagaaatagttCTTCCCAGAGGAAGGATGATGCAGTGCATCATTTTCCACGGGACTTTGAATCTCGTCAAGAAGATACTGGTGTCCCAATGAGCTCTATGATGGATATTCAAGGTGACTGGTTTGGGGAAGACACAG gggatgtcctAGTTGTTCCTATCAAGCTGCACAAGTGTCCATTCTGTCCATACACAGCCAAGCAGAAAGGGATCCTGAAACGCCACATCCGTTCTCACACTGGTGAGCGGCCTTATCCCTGTGACGTTTGTCGGAAAAGATTTACCCGACAGGAGCACCTGAGAAGCCATGCACTGACT ACCCAGCACTGA